From Mya arenaria isolate MELC-2E11 chromosome 1, ASM2691426v1, a single genomic window includes:
- the LOC128232929 gene encoding uncharacterized protein LOC128232929 produces the protein MMLLGPQFLLLIFFKVSLAKEPFDYKSLHDNEFTDEFWTTLVQNVIDLFYHQRSCGQTQFGVLLLGNPENNNLNLYVYPHVGTNDYRPVIDNTQPFSPSNPSDFGNYVASRPDYIPQLQDAIHAEDISLGHMQRLWNNYINRFRQRPTLVLLYSWIMPCEQCVQLILNYFNSEPYASVPHRVVAHTTQGYFLPYMSEEGNTNSRERLRNAGIRVLTHRCYSLPPSNIDAAFNISKRSLIVARDMAKMKMEMEQQISDNQCMGKCMDTETLQGCLYSCLLKTSVCCCCHDSYKARMTVDYVNRFMAECRKKHLKKCAQEMIQSTLGNACTCNLKREFVDNMKQCLTKCSNLPISKPLNPYSPTTFTGMLQKVDELANYPKEVNLCKDRRTQGTLCSEYNPNYLTAGSSLCREDTPCGFYGYSYKWCYTDYSKKKWDYCCTDACARRGNNYYWCHSGNKWQYCGSPGTKTVDNTNCLSTSPCGLHLDVSSKTDYFWCYVDTFQNYRRCCQPGFPCGRHGYSYNWCWTGYKVHSGKWDKCMT, from the coding sequence ATGATGTTACTGGGGCCCCAATTCttgcttttgatatttttcaaagtaTCTTTGGCAAAAGAACCATTTGATTATAAGTCTCTTCACGACAACGAATTCACCGACGAGTTCTGGACAACTTTGGTTCAGaatgttattgatttgttttatcatcAGCGGTCATGCGGTCAAACTCAGTTCGGAGTTCTACTCTTGGGCAACCCGGAAAACAACAATCTGAACCTCTATGTTTATCCACACGTCGGAACGAACGATTATCGACCTGTCATAGATAACACTCAACCATTTTCTCCAAGCAATCCCTCTGATTTCGGAAACTATGTAGCTTCAAGGCCAGACTACATACCGCAGCTTCAGGACGCGATTCATGCTGAGGATATCTCTTTGGGGCACATGCAAAGACTCTGGAACAACTATATCAACCGATTTCGGCAGAGACCAACGCTGGTACTGCTCTACTCTTGGATAATGCCCTGTGAACAGTGCGTGCAGCTGATCTTAAACTACTTTAATTCTGAGCCGTATGCTAGTGTTCCGCATAGGGTCGTTGCGCACACAACTCAGGGCTATTTTCTCCCTTACATGTCTGAGGAAGGAAACACCAACAGTCGAGAAAGATTGCGTAACGCAGGCATTCGCGTCTTAACGCATCGATGCTATTCATTGCCACCCTCAAATATCGACGCAGCTTTCAACATCTCAAAGAGGTCCTTAATTGTAGCACGTGACATGGctaaaatgaaaatggaaatggaGCAACAAATCAGTGATAACCAGTGCATGGGTAAATGTATGGATACTGAGACATTACAAGGCTGCTTATACAGCTGTCTTCTGAAAACATCCGTATGCTGCTGTTGTCATGATAGCTACAAAGCACGAATGACAGTAGATTATGTCAATAGGTTCATGGCAGAATGTagaaagaaacatttaaagaaatgtgcacAGGAAATGATCCAGTCAACTTTGGGAAATGCCTGCACCTGCAACCTGAAACGAGAGTTTGTTGACAACATGAAACAATGTCTTACTAAATGTTCTAACCTTCCAATTTCAAAACCGTTGAACCCCTACAGTCCGACAACATTTACGGGAATGTTGCAAAAGGTTGACGAATTAGCCAACTATCCTAAAGAAGTAAACCTTTGCAAAGACCGTAGAACACAAGGCACCCTTTGCTCTGAATACAACCCGAATTATCTGACAGCTGGAAGTTCTCTTTGCCGGGAGGATACACCTTGTGGCTTCTATGGCTATTCCTATAAGTGGTGCTACACGGATTACTCCAAGAAAAAGTGGGACTACTGCTGTACAGACGCTTGCGCAAGACGAGGCAATAACTACTACTGGTGTCACTCGGGAAATAAATGGCAATACTGCGGAAGCCCCGGTACAAAGACCGTGGATAACACAAATTGTCTGTCAACGAGTCCATGCGGTCTCCATCTTGATGTCAGCTCAAAAACAGATTACTTTTGGTGCTACGTTGATACGTTTCAAAACTACAGAAGGTGCTGTCAGCCTGGATTCCCATGTGGAAGACACGGATATAGCTACAACTGGTGCTGGACCGGATACAAGGTCCACAGTGGGAAGTGGGACAAATGCATGACATAA